A section of the Clostridium sp. TW13 genome encodes:
- the aroE gene encoding shikimate dehydrogenase: MKTFGLIGEKLSHSLSPEIHNVIFQKLGIKATYNLFEVENNNIAEVGEAIRVLNIKGVNITIPYKEEVINSVEELSKEAEKIGAINTIINCEGVLKGYNTDYYGFGRMLNRFSVSLQNKKVVILGTGGAAKAVAQYVSDSKPRDVVLIARNKEKAKRTFKKYDVFDYKDLKNIVGDIIVNTTPVGMYPNMGESPVGTEIIKKYNTAVDIIFNPIETEFLRLARENGLKTIDGLYMLVGQAVKAEEIWLDTEISNAVEEEIYLKIRPLLEEKL; encoded by the coding sequence ATGAAAACTTTTGGTCTTATAGGAGAAAAACTATCTCATAGTTTATCCCCAGAAATACACAATGTTATTTTTCAGAAGTTGGGAATTAAAGCAACTTACAATTTATTTGAAGTGGAAAACAATAATATAGCTGAGGTAGGTGAAGCTATAAGAGTCCTTAATATAAAAGGTGTTAATATTACAATACCATATAAAGAAGAGGTTATAAATTCAGTAGAAGAGTTATCCAAGGAAGCGGAAAAGATAGGAGCAATAAACACTATAATTAACTGTGAAGGTGTATTAAAAGGATATAATACAGATTATTATGGTTTTGGTAGAATGTTAAATAGGTTTAGTGTTTCTTTGCAGAATAAAAAAGTTGTTATATTAGGAACAGGAGGAGCAGCAAAAGCTGTTGCTCAATATGTATCTGATAGTAAGCCTAGGGATGTTGTATTGATTGCAAGAAACAAGGAAAAAGCAAAAAGAACATTTAAAAAATATGATGTCTTTGATTATAAAGACTTAAAAAATATAGTAGGAGATATTATTGTGAATACAACTCCTGTTGGCATGTACCCTAATATGGGCGAGAGCCCTGTTGGTACAGAAATAATAAAAAAATATAATACAGCTGTGGATATAATTTTTAATCCAATAGAAACAGAATTTTTAAGACTTGCTAGGGAAAATGGATTAAAGACAATAGATGGATTGTATATGTTGGTTGGTCAGGCGGTTAAGGCTGAAGAAATTTGGTTGGATACTGAAATATCTAATGCAGTAGAGGAAGAGATATATTTAAAGATTAGACCTCTTTTGGAGGAAAAGCTATGA
- a CDS encoding prephenate dehydrogenase — MKICIVGLGVVGGSYAMALTEAGYEDVFAIDKDKNTLDIAEEKKIIKKGYRNAEEIVAECDLIIMSIYPDSIVNFLKENNGNFKSGAIITDATGVKGVIVSKVEEVLREDIQFVFGHPMAGREKKGINYANSKVFTGANYIITPTARTSESAIKVVEDIAFQIGFKRVTKVTPEEHDELISFTSQLPHIIAVALINSDNEKYDTGRFIGDSYRELTRISNINGELWTELFLNNKGNLLKRIEEFENQIDIIKENLISENTDNLLEIFKKSSQRRENLE, encoded by the coding sequence ATGAAGATTTGCATAGTAGGCTTAGGTGTAGTTGGAGGCTCTTATGCCATGGCTTTAACTGAGGCAGGGTATGAAGATGTTTTTGCAATTGATAAAGATAAAAATACATTAGATATAGCAGAAGAAAAGAAGATAATTAAAAAGGGATATAGAAATGCAGAAGAAATAGTTGCTGAATGTGATCTTATAATTATGAGTATTTATCCTGATTCTATAGTAAACTTCCTAAAAGAAAACAATGGTAATTTTAAAAGTGGAGCAATAATAACTGATGCGACAGGAGTAAAAGGTGTTATAGTTTCTAAGGTAGAGGAAGTTTTAAGAGAAGATATTCAATTTGTTTTTGGCCATCCTATGGCTGGAAGAGAGAAAAAGGGAATTAACTATGCGAATAGCAAAGTTTTTACGGGGGCAAATTACATAATAACTCCTACAGCAAGAACCAGTGAAAGTGCCATAAAAGTAGTCGAGGATATAGCATTTCAAATAGGGTTTAAGAGAGTCACTAAGGTAACGCCTGAAGAGCATGATGAATTGATTTCTTTTACCTCTCAATTACCTCATATAATTGCAGTAGCCTTAATTAATAGTGATAATGAAAAATATGATACGGGGAGATTTATAGGAGATAGTTATAGGGAACTTACTAGAATATCAAATATAAATGGTGAGTTGTGGACTGAGCTATTTTTAAATAACAAGGGAAATTTATTAAAACGAATAGAAGAATTTGAAAATCAAATTGATATTATAAAGGAAAATTTGATCTCAGAGAATACGGATAATCTATTGGAGATATTTAAAAAGTCTTCTCAGAGAAGAGAAAATCTGGAATGA
- a CDS encoding SulP family inorganic anion transporter, with amino-acid sequence MMKPKLYYILKHRDRELADGQLMKDIVAGIIVAIIALPLSVALAISSGVTPEKGLITAIIAGFCISLLGGSRVQIGGPTGAFVVIIYGIIQKYGLDGLIIASFMAGAILIVFGILKFGSLIKYIPYPITVGFTAGIAVTLLSTQVKDFLGLTINKVPSEFLPKWAAYIKNIGTINWVTVLIGILSLLIIVFWPKVNKKVPGSLIALIVATLIVYFAKLPVATIGSQFGNLSSSIPMPHIPHVDLSTVGELIKPAITIAFLASIESLLSAVVADGMIGKKHNSNMELVAQGVANIASALFGGIPATGAIARTAANVKNGGRTPIAGIVHAITLFLIMVIFMPLAKYIPLTTLGAILIVVSYNMSEWRVFKAMIKGPKSDVIILLFTFFLTVIFDLVLAIEIGMVIAMLLFMRRMAGTIEVNKLEEDDCCEIFNELEGIDTSKIGNEVIIYDIEGALFFGAVDTFMDMMRQVDSSAEVLILRMKHVSVVDATAYNVLKKVEEKCRRENIKLVISGIQPGPLKVLKNMGMTTRIGRERFTKNFREAVVLANSISVKKENII; translated from the coding sequence ATAATGAAACCAAAATTATACTACATATTGAAGCATCGTGATAGAGAGCTGGCAGATGGACAGTTAATGAAGGATATAGTAGCTGGGATAATTGTAGCTATTATAGCTTTACCACTATCAGTAGCCCTTGCAATTTCGTCTGGAGTGACACCGGAAAAAGGTCTTATTACAGCAATTATAGCAGGTTTTTGTATTTCTTTATTAGGTGGTAGCAGAGTACAAATAGGAGGTCCCACGGGAGCCTTTGTTGTAATTATTTATGGGATAATACAGAAGTATGGTTTAGACGGATTAATAATTGCTAGTTTTATGGCAGGAGCTATACTTATAGTATTTGGAATTTTAAAGTTTGGCTCATTAATTAAGTACATACCATACCCAATTACTGTTGGATTTACAGCGGGAATTGCAGTGACTTTATTATCAACACAAGTAAAAGATTTTCTTGGACTTACAATAAATAAGGTTCCATCTGAATTTTTACCAAAATGGGCAGCGTACATAAAAAATATTGGAACTATAAATTGGGTTACAGTTCTTATAGGAATACTATCTTTATTAATAATAGTCTTTTGGCCTAAGGTAAATAAGAAGGTTCCAGGTTCTTTAATAGCGTTGATTGTTGCAACGTTGATTGTATATTTTGCTAAGTTACCTGTGGCGACAATAGGAAGTCAATTTGGTAATTTATCATCAAGTATTCCAATGCCACATATTCCTCATGTGGATCTTAGTACTGTAGGAGAACTTATTAAACCAGCGATAACAATCGCTTTCCTTGCAAGCATAGAGTCGCTGTTATCAGCAGTTGTTGCCGATGGTATGATAGGTAAAAAGCATAATTCTAATATGGAATTAGTTGCTCAAGGTGTTGCGAACATAGCCTCAGCTTTATTTGGAGGCATACCAGCCACAGGAGCTATAGCAAGAACAGCAGCAAATGTTAAGAATGGTGGTAGAACCCCTATAGCAGGTATTGTGCATGCTATAACATTATTTCTTATAATGGTTATATTTATGCCATTAGCAAAGTATATTCCACTTACTACTCTAGGTGCCATACTTATAGTTGTGTCATATAACATGAGTGAATGGAGAGTATTTAAAGCAATGATTAAAGGACCTAAGAGTGATGTAATCATATTATTATTTACGTTTTTCTTAACAGTTATTTTTGATTTAGTTTTAGCAATTGAAATAGGTATGGTAATTGCTATGTTATTATTTATGAGAAGAATGGCTGGAACTATTGAAGTAAATAAGTTAGAAGAGGATGATTGCTGTGAAATATTCAATGAATTAGAAGGAATTGATACAAGCAAGATAGGAAATGAAGTTATTATTTATGACATTGAAGGAGCATTATTCTTTGGTGCAGTAGATACCTTTATGGATATGATGAGACAGGTGGATTCATCTGCAGAAGTTCTAATTTTAAGAATGAAACATGTTTCAGTTGTGGATGCTACAGCCTATAATGTACTTAAAAAGGTAGAAGAGAAATGTAGAAGAGAAAATATAAAACTTGTAATTTCAGGTATTCAACCAGGCCCATTAAAGGTACTTAAGAATATGGGAATGACAACAAGAATAGGAAGAGAAAGATTTACAAAGAATTTTAGGGAAGCAGTAGTGTTAGCTAATAGCATAAGTGTAAAAAAAGAAAATATAATTTAA
- the gltB gene encoding glutamate synthase large subunit, with translation MVGKERLNSGLYDSKFEHDACGIGAIANIKGQKHHKIVSDALEILVRLEHRGGMGAEENTGDGAGILVQIPDEFFRRILAQKNIELPKEGDYAVANLFLSKDESKRELAKREFQQCLEAEGIEFITWREVPTDPNGLGKTALKGMPYFIQAFVKKPQDIQAGIDFERRLYISRRIAEKKISQFEEFKEDIFYVASFSSRTIVYKGMLLATQLRDFYGDLKHDDFKSALALVHSRYSTNTFPSWEKAHPNRYMIHNGEINTLRGNVNWFYTRENTLESKVLGDEIKKVLPIINKEGSDSAILDNTLEFLMMNGKDLPLAVMMAIPEPWSKVKDMDKTKKDFYRYQANLLEPWDGPAAVVFTDGEKLGAVLDRNGLRPARYYVTEDGYLILSSEVGVLPIDQSKVKIKERLRPGKMLLVDTVKGELINDEELKQSYATKHPYGEWLEKNLLTLDELEVQGEDEAVENLVKKQKAFGYTYEDVNGNLIPMGAKGEEPIGAMGIDAPLAVLSEKPQPLYNYFKQLFAQVTNPPIDAMREEIVTATETYLGSEGNLLDEVEENCKQLKLEIPILKNEELRKIKALNRDGFKTVELPMLFDNCEENGSLEKALEELFTLADVKITEGNNILVLTDRGISKEKAAIPSLLAVAGLHHHLIKQGTRTKVSIVLESGEPREVHHFAALLGFGVSAVNPYLAYETLKDQIAKGKLDVDYDKAVYNFNKAATKGIVKTLSKMGISTIQSYQGAQIFEAIGLNSDFIEKYFTGTASRISGIGIDEIQKETLMKHKVAFKESAFADSLDSDGSIKFRSGKEEHLYNPLVIHKLQESTKTGDYGLYKEYSQLLNQDEAYNTLRGILDFKFEQNPIPLDEVESVESIVKRFKTGAMSYGSISKEAHEALAIAMNRLGGKSNTGEGGEDRERFLTEGTEENRCSAIKQVASGRFGVTSEYLVNAKEIQIKMAQGAKPGEGGQLPASKVYPWVAKTRHSTTGVGLISPPPHHDIYSIEDLSQLIFDLKNANRNARISVKLVSEAGVGTVAAGVAKGGAEVILISGYDGGTGAAPRTSIKHAGLPWELGLAEANQTLIKNNLRGRVVIETDGKLMTGRDVAIAALLGAEEFGFATAPLVTLGCVMMRVCNLNTCPVGVATQDEELRKRFKGKPEYVVNFMHFVAEELREYMAKLGFRTIDEMVGRVDKLVQKSEVKGWKASKLDVSQLIYKEPVAEGYSKVFDKAEAYDFKLENSVDVVEFLEKAKPALEKGEKVEFEVNVTNVNRTLGTILGSEVTKIYKGEALTEDTIKIKCNGSGGQSFGAFIPRGITLEMEGDLNDYVGKGLSGGKIIAYPNAKSTFKYDENVIVGNVALYGATSGEAYFSGIAGERFAVRNSGAKAVVEGVGDHGCEYMTGGMVAIIGTIGKNFAAGMSGGLAYVYDESGLAAKNINTEFITIKELDSEDIVNLKELLNNHYKYTKSQKAQGILNKFNEEAKKFVKIMPKDYEIMLQLIKEKKAEGLSEEEATIAAFNIRTGKVQR, from the coding sequence ATGGTGGGAAAGGAAAGACTAAATTCAGGATTATATGATTCAAAGTTTGAGCATGATGCATGTGGTATTGGAGCAATTGCTAATATTAAGGGACAAAAACATCACAAAATAGTTAGTGATGCTTTGGAAATACTTGTAAGACTTGAGCATAGAGGGGGAATGGGTGCTGAAGAAAATACAGGTGATGGTGCAGGAATACTAGTGCAAATACCAGATGAATTTTTTAGAAGAATTCTTGCGCAGAAAAACATTGAACTGCCAAAAGAAGGCGATTATGCTGTAGCTAATTTATTTTTATCAAAGGATGAAAGTAAAAGGGAGTTAGCAAAAAGAGAGTTTCAACAATGTTTAGAAGCTGAAGGTATTGAATTCATAACTTGGAGAGAAGTGCCTACAGATCCTAATGGTTTAGGAAAAACAGCTTTAAAGGGAATGCCATATTTTATACAAGCTTTTGTTAAGAAGCCTCAGGATATACAAGCTGGTATAGACTTTGAAAGAAGATTATATATAAGTAGAAGAATTGCAGAAAAGAAGATATCTCAATTTGAAGAATTTAAAGAAGATATTTTTTATGTTGCATCGTTCTCATCAAGAACTATCGTTTATAAAGGAATGCTTTTAGCAACACAACTTAGAGATTTTTATGGAGATTTAAAGCATGATGATTTCAAAAGTGCATTGGCATTAGTACATTCAAGATATAGTACTAATACATTCCCAAGCTGGGAAAAAGCTCACCCTAATAGATACATGATTCATAATGGGGAGATTAATACATTAAGAGGCAATGTTAACTGGTTCTATACTCGTGAAAATACATTGGAATCAAAAGTTCTTGGTGATGAAATCAAGAAGGTGCTTCCAATAATAAATAAAGAGGGCTCTGATTCAGCTATTTTAGATAATACATTAGAGTTTCTAATGATGAATGGCAAGGATTTACCATTAGCAGTTATGATGGCAATTCCTGAGCCATGGAGCAAAGTTAAGGATATGGACAAAACAAAGAAGGACTTCTATAGATATCAAGCAAATCTATTAGAGCCTTGGGATGGTCCAGCTGCAGTAGTGTTTACTGATGGAGAAAAATTAGGGGCAGTGTTAGATAGAAATGGATTAAGACCAGCTAGATATTATGTAACAGAGGATGGTTACTTAATCTTATCATCTGAAGTTGGAGTTTTACCTATAGATCAAAGCAAAGTTAAGATTAAAGAGAGGCTAAGACCAGGAAAGATGTTATTAGTTGATACTGTAAAGGGTGAACTAATAAATGATGAGGAATTAAAGCAAAGTTACGCAACAAAGCATCCTTATGGGGAATGGCTTGAAAAGAATCTATTAACTTTAGATGAGCTTGAAGTTCAAGGAGAAGATGAAGCTGTTGAAAACCTAGTGAAGAAGCAAAAGGCGTTTGGCTATACTTACGAAGATGTAAATGGTAACTTAATTCCTATGGGGGCAAAAGGAGAAGAACCAATAGGAGCAATGGGAATTGATGCACCATTAGCTGTATTGTCTGAAAAACCTCAACCTTTATATAACTACTTTAAGCAGCTTTTTGCTCAAGTAACTAATCCTCCTATTGATGCTATGCGAGAAGAGATAGTAACAGCTACAGAAACTTATTTAGGCTCAGAAGGAAATCTTCTTGATGAGGTAGAAGAAAACTGTAAGCAGCTTAAATTAGAGATTCCTATACTAAAAAATGAAGAGCTTAGAAAGATAAAAGCTTTAAACAGAGATGGATTTAAGACAGTTGAATTGCCTATGCTATTTGATAATTGTGAAGAGAACGGCTCTTTAGAGAAAGCTTTAGAAGAATTGTTTACTTTAGCAGATGTTAAGATAACAGAAGGAAACAATATATTAGTTCTTACAGATAGAGGTATAAGCAAAGAAAAAGCAGCTATTCCTTCATTACTTGCAGTTGCAGGATTACATCATCATTTAATTAAGCAAGGTACAAGAACAAAGGTATCAATAGTATTGGAGAGTGGAGAACCAAGAGAAGTTCACCATTTTGCAGCATTATTAGGATTTGGAGTATCAGCAGTAAATCCATATTTAGCATATGAAACATTAAAGGATCAAATTGCTAAAGGTAAGTTAGATGTTGATTATGATAAGGCAGTGTACAATTTTAATAAAGCAGCAACCAAAGGAATAGTAAAGACATTATCAAAAATGGGTATATCTACAATACAATCTTATCAAGGGGCACAAATATTTGAGGCTATTGGATTAAATAGTGATTTTATCGAAAAATATTTTACTGGTACAGCAAGTCGAATCAGTGGAATAGGGATTGATGAAATTCAAAAAGAGACTTTGATGAAGCATAAGGTTGCATTTAAGGAGAGTGCTTTTGCAGACTCATTAGATAGTGATGGAAGCATTAAATTCAGAAGTGGAAAAGAGGAACATCTATATAATCCTCTAGTAATTCATAAATTACAAGAGTCAACTAAAACAGGTGATTACGGATTATATAAAGAATATTCTCAGTTATTAAATCAAGATGAAGCGTACAACACATTAAGAGGAATTTTAGATTTCAAATTTGAACAAAATCCTATTCCTTTAGATGAGGTTGAAAGTGTTGAATCTATAGTAAAGAGATTCAAAACTGGAGCAATGTCTTATGGCTCTATCTCAAAAGAAGCTCATGAAGCATTAGCAATAGCTATGAACAGACTAGGTGGAAAATCTAATACTGGTGAAGGTGGAGAAGACAGAGAAAGATTCTTAACAGAAGGTACTGAAGAAAATAGATGTTCAGCTATTAAGCAAGTAGCCTCTGGTAGATTTGGAGTTACTTCAGAATATCTTGTAAATGCAAAAGAAATTCAAATAAAGATGGCACAAGGAGCAAAACCAGGTGAAGGAGGTCAACTTCCAGCATCTAAGGTATATCCATGGGTTGCAAAGACAAGACATTCTACAACAGGAGTTGGACTTATATCACCACCACCTCATCATGATATATATTCAATAGAGGATTTGTCACAATTAATATTTGACTTAAAAAATGCAAATAGAAATGCAAGAATCTCTGTAAAACTTGTATCTGAAGCAGGTGTAGGTACAGTTGCAGCTGGAGTTGCTAAAGGTGGAGCGGAGGTTATATTAATTTCAGGTTATGATGGAGGAACAGGAGCAGCTCCTAGAACTTCAATTAAGCATGCAGGACTTCCATGGGAATTAGGACTTGCGGAAGCAAACCAAACATTAATTAAAAATAACCTTAGAGGCAGAGTTGTTATTGAAACAGATGGAAAGTTGATGACAGGAAGAGATGTTGCTATAGCTGCTTTGCTTGGAGCAGAAGAGTTTGGATTTGCAACAGCACCATTAGTAACTTTAGGTTGTGTAATGATGAGAGTATGCAATTTAAACACTTGTCCAGTAGGAGTTGCAACTCAAGATGAAGAATTAAGAAAGAGATTTAAAGGAAAGCCAGAATATGTTGTTAACTTTATGCACTTTGTTGCTGAAGAGCTTAGAGAGTATATGGCTAAACTTGGCTTCAGAACAATTGATGAAATGGTTGGAAGAGTAGATAAGCTAGTTCAGAAATCAGAAGTCAAGGGATGGAAAGCTAGTAAATTAGATGTATCTCAATTAATATATAAAGAACCAGTTGCCGAAGGATATTCAAAGGTCTTTGATAAAGCAGAAGCTTATGATTTCAAACTTGAAAACAGCGTAGATGTTGTTGAATTCTTAGAAAAAGCTAAACCAGCTTTGGAAAAGGGTGAGAAGGTAGAATTTGAAGTAAATGTTACTAATGTGAACAGAACTTTAGGTACTATATTAGGTTCAGAAGTTACTAAAATCTATAAGGGAGAAGCTTTAACAGAGGATACTATTAAAATTAAGTGCAATGGTTCAGGTGGTCAAAGTTTTGGTGCTTTCATACCAAGAGGAATTACTCTTGAAATGGAAGGAGATTTAAATGACTATGTAGGTAAAGGCCTTTCAGGTGGAAAGATTATTGCTTATCCAAATGCAAAATCAACATTTAAATATGATGAAAATGTAATTGTTGGAAATGTAGCGCTTTATGGTGCTACAAGTGGAGAAGCTTATTTTTCAGGTATAGCTGGAGAAAGGTTTGCCGTAAGAAACTCAGGTGCTAAGGCTGTAGTTGAAGGTGTTGGCGACCATGGTTGTGAATACATGACAGGTGGTATGGTTGCAATCATTGGAACTATCGGAAAGAACTTTGCAGCAGGTATGAGTGGGGGATTAGCATATGTG
- a CDS encoding shikimate kinase: protein MNIVLIGMMGAGKTTLGKKIASLKNMDFIDVDEYIVEKSEMSINDMFKFGEDFFREKETEAIKELSCKDNTVISCGGGVVKRKINSEILKQYGMIIYIDRPVECILKDINAEERPLLKDGSDKLYQLYNERKELYEKCCDYRVINDEDEESCIIKILDIMKIENEG from the coding sequence ATGAATATAGTTTTAATTGGAATGATGGGAGCAGGTAAAACCACATTAGGAAAAAAGATTGCATCGTTAAAAAATATGGATTTTATTGATGTGGATGAGTATATAGTAGAGAAAAGTGAAATGTCTATTAATGACATGTTTAAATTCGGGGAAGATTTTTTCAGAGAAAAAGAGACTGAAGCTATAAAAGAATTGTCTTGTAAAGACAATACAGTGATATCCTGTGGTGGAGGCGTGGTAAAAAGAAAAATAAATTCTGAAATACTAAAGCAATATGGAATGATTATATATATTGATAGACCTGTTGAGTGTATTTTGAAGGATATAAATGCAGAAGAAAGACCACTGCTAAAAGATGGTAGTGATAAGTTATACCAATTATATAATGAAAGAAAAGAACTTTATGAAAAATGCTGTGATTATCGTGTTATAAATGATGAAGATGAAGAAAGTTGTATAATAAAGATTTTAGATATTATGAAAATAGAGAATGAGGGATAG
- a CDS encoding ABC-F family ATP-binding cassette domain-containing protein, with the protein MITVTNVSLRYGSRKLFDDVNLKFTPGNCYGVIGANGAGKSTFLKILSGEIEANTGDVSIDPNSRLSVLKQDHYQYDEKEVLETVIMGNERLYQIMKEKDELYAKADFTDEDGIKASELEGEFADLNGWEAESEAAMLLQGLGIGTNLQSKKMSELEGGEKVKVLLAQALFGKPGVLILDEPTNHLDVNSVAWLENFLSNFEGTVIVVSHDRHFLNMICTHICDVDFGKIRLYVGNYDFWYEASNLTMQMAKDQNKKKEDKIKELQNFVARFSANASKSKQATSRKKLLDKITLDEIPASTRRYPFVGFNMEREVGNEVFYCEGLTKTVDGTKVLDNISFRIEKGDKIAFVGNEISITTLFKILVGELEPDAGELKWGVTTSQSYFPKDNTEYFNECELSLVDWLRQYSVDQTESYLRGFLGRMLFSGEEALKKADVLSGGEKVRCMLSRMMLSNANVLILDQPTNHLDLESITAVNNGLMDFKSNVLFATHDHQFMQTIANRIIEVSPETFVDRKMTYDEYLESKGIK; encoded by the coding sequence ATGATAACAGTTACTAATGTAAGCTTAAGATATGGTTCACGTAAGTTATTTGATGATGTAAATTTAAAATTCACTCCAGGAAACTGCTATGGAGTTATTGGTGCTAATGGAGCAGGAAAGTCTACGTTTTTAAAGATTCTTTCAGGAGAAATTGAAGCAAATACAGGGGATGTATCAATAGATCCTAATTCAAGACTTTCAGTTTTAAAGCAAGATCATTATCAATACGATGAAAAAGAAGTACTAGAAACAGTAATTATGGGTAATGAAAGACTTTACCAAATAATGAAAGAAAAAGACGAATTATATGCAAAGGCTGATTTTACAGATGAAGATGGAATAAAAGCTTCAGAATTAGAAGGAGAATTTGCAGACCTTAATGGATGGGAAGCTGAGTCAGAAGCGGCTATGCTTTTACAAGGACTTGGAATAGGTACAAATTTACAATCTAAAAAGATGTCAGAATTAGAAGGTGGAGAAAAGGTAAAAGTACTTTTAGCTCAAGCTTTATTTGGTAAGCCAGGAGTGCTTATCCTAGATGAGCCTACTAACCACTTAGATGTTAATTCAGTTGCATGGCTTGAAAACTTCTTATCAAATTTTGAAGGTACAGTTATAGTTGTATCTCATGATAGACATTTCTTAAATATGATTTGTACTCATATTTGTGATGTAGACTTTGGAAAGATTAGATTGTATGTTGGTAACTATGACTTCTGGTATGAAGCAAGTAATTTAACAATGCAAATGGCAAAAGATCAAAACAAGAAAAAGGAAGATAAGATAAAAGAACTTCAAAATTTCGTAGCGAGATTCTCAGCTAATGCTTCTAAATCAAAGCAAGCAACTTCAAGAAAGAAGCTTCTTGATAAGATAACATTAGATGAAATACCAGCATCCACTAGAAGATATCCTTTCGTAGGATTTAACATGGAAAGAGAAGTAGGAAATGAAGTTTTCTATTGTGAAGGATTAACAAAGACAGTTGATGGCACTAAGGTTCTAGATAATATCTCTTTTAGAATTGAAAAGGGCGATAAAATTGCATTTGTAGGAAACGAAATTTCAATTACTACTTTATTTAAGATATTAGTAGGGGAATTAGAGCCAGATGCAGGAGAACTTAAATGGGGAGTTACTACTTCACAATCATATTTTCCTAAAGACAATACAGAATACTTTAATGAATGTGAATTAAGTCTAGTAGATTGGTTACGTCAATACTCTGTTGACCAAACAGAAAGTTATTTAAGAGGATTCCTTGGTAGAATGTTATTCTCAGGAGAAGAAGCTCTTAAAAAAGCTGATGTTTTATCAGGGGGAGAAAAGGTTAGATGTATGTTATCTAGAATGATGCTTTCAAATGCTAATGTATTAATTCTAGATCAACCAACAAATCACTTAGACCTTGAATCAATAACTGCAGTTAATAATGGTTTGATGGATTTTAAGAGTAATGTGTTATTTGCAACTCATGACCATCAATTTATGCAAACTATAGCAAATAGAATTATTGAAGTAAGTCCAGAAACTTTTGTAGATAGAAAGATGACTTATGATGAATATCTAGAATCAAAAGGAATAAAATAA
- the aroQ gene encoding type II 3-dehydroquinate dehydratase: MKVMVINGPNLNLLGIREKNIYGQRDYKDIIRYIKEEADKLNLEVDCRQSNIEGEIINFIHEAYFNKFDGIVINPGAYTHYSYAILDALKSVEIPAIEVHISNVHKREEFRHKSVTAAGCVGQIVGLGEYGYVLALNALKNLGYGIEGV; this comes from the coding sequence ATGAAGGTTATGGTTATTAATGGACCTAATTTGAATTTATTAGGAATCAGAGAAAAAAATATATATGGACAAAGAGACTATAAGGATATTATCAGATATATAAAAGAAGAGGCAGATAAGTTGAATTTAGAAGTAGACTGCAGACAGAGCAATATTGAAGGTGAAATTATAAATTTTATTCATGAAGCGTACTTTAATAAGTTTGATGGAATTGTTATAAATCCAGGTGCATATACTCACTATTCTTATGCGATTTTAGATGCTTTAAAATCAGTAGAAATTCCTGCTATTGAGGTTCATATTAGCAATGTTCATAAAAGAGAAGAGTTTAGGCACAAATCTGTTACTGCAGCTGGTTGTGTTGGACAAATAGTTGGCTTAGGTGAGTATGGATATGTACTGGCATTGAATGCATTGAAAAATTTGGGTTATGGTATAGAAGGAGTATAG